Proteins co-encoded in one Balearica regulorum gibbericeps isolate bBalReg1 chromosome 16, bBalReg1.pri, whole genome shotgun sequence genomic window:
- the C16H20orf204 gene encoding uncharacterized protein C20orf204 homolog, whose translation MILPRALSCAVLLLLLIAVLSKGKRCSIAKILRQYRAVIFHEIQNLKNLSGSVDRSGRAGLACRSDKDQKILLSIYNISMSLREVAAGTLHSPEELAVWKVVRNTDFVLRENCRKISKSLPRILAQPQRGGPGRRRKQLREIRRKVERLATCWEKLYALHTPRHTPRDS comes from the exons ATG ATTCTCCCCCGGGCGCTTTCCTGCGCtgttctgctcctgctgctcatCGCCGTGCTGAGCAAAGGCAAGAGGTGCAGCATCGCCAAAATCCTCCGGCAGTACCGCGCCGTCATCTTCCATGAGATCCAGAATCTG aaaaaCCTGAGTGGGTCGGTGGACAGGAGTGGAAGGGCTGGGCTGGCTTGTCGTTCAGACAAG gaCCAGAAGATCCTGCTGTCCATCTACAACATCAGCATGTCCCTGCGGGAGGTGGCGGCCGGCACCCTGCACAGCCCCGAGGAGCTGGCAGTGTGGAAGGTGGTCAGAAACACTGACTTCGTGCTCAGGGAGAACTGCAGGAAAATCAGCAAG AGCCTGCCGCGCATCCTAGCACAGCCCCAGCGTGGGGGACCCGGCCGCAGGAGGAAGCAGCTGCGGGAGATCAGGAGGAAGGTGGAGAGGTTGGCGACCTGCTGGGAGAAGCTCTACGCCCTGCACACACCCCGCCACACCCCCCGGGACTCGTAG